CTCTTTATTAGAAAGAGTCTGCAAAACATACCATGCGGCATTGGACTGGGTAGTTTCTGTCATAGCAACTTAGATCAACCGCGAACCCAATCAGTGAAGAGGTTAACAACTTGGAAGAGTGAAAAATCCGCAATACCGATAAATGCGCCCAGCAGAACGACGGCAACTAACACCACAATTGTGGATTCACGGAGTTCGCGCAGAGTCGGCCAGGTGGCCTTCTTCAACTCGAGGATGGTTTCACCCCAGAAAATTCGAATACTGCGGAATGGATTTTTCATAGACTTTTATTTGGCAGGACAGGAGGGACTCGAACCCCCAACCGACGGTTTTGGAGACCGCAACTCTACCAATTGAGCTACTGTCCTATATACCAGCTTGTAAATTAGACAGGTAAGCCGGGAACCCGTTTTTGCGAGTTCCCGGCCCAGTTGAAAGGGTTAATAAATTATTCGATGATATCAGTGATACGTCCGGCACCGATGGTGCGGCCACCTTCACGGATCGCAAAACGCTGACCTTTTTCCATCGCGATGGGTTGGATCAACTCAACATCGAGTCCGAGGTTATCACCGGGCATTACCATCTCAACGCCGTCCGGAAGCTTTACGTTTCCGGTTACGTCGGTGGTTCTGAAGTAGAACTGAGGACGGTAGCCATCGAAGAAAGGAGTGTGACGTCCACCTTCATCCTTACTGAGGACGTAGATTTCTG
This genomic stretch from Opitutia bacterium ISCC 52 harbors:
- the secE gene encoding preprotein translocase subunit SecE, which produces MKNPFRSIRIFWGETILELKKATWPTLRELRESTIVVLVAVVLLGAFIGIADFSLFQVVNLFTDWVRG